Sequence from the Acidobacteriota bacterium genome:
CATGTCCATCTCAGCGTGATGGGCGATCTGGTCGATGCCGAGCTCGAGAACGGTGAAAACGTGCCGCGGGTGCCGCCGGTGCGCCTCGGGACTGCGGCTCACTATCACGGCAGCCGCTGGAATGCCTCGACCGAGCTGGTTTGGGTCGACGACCAGACGGACGTGGCACCGAACGAGTCGGCGACCGACGGCTACACCCTGCTCAACGCCAGCCTGGGCTATCGCTTGGTGCTGGGCAACCAGGTGGTGGACCTGCTCCTGCGTGGTAAGAACCTCACCGACGAGGAAGCCAGGAGCCACACCTCGTTCCTCAAGAACGAAGCGCCGTTGCCGGGTCGCAACATCAGCCTCTCCGCCCGCTTGCGCTTCTGAGCGGAGGGCGCGCGAGCAACAGCGCGCCGGCCGGCTCCTTCGGCTCCTTCTCGCGCACCAAGGGGAAGGTCAAGCCTCGGAGCTGTTAGTAGGAGCGCCCGTCCATAGGGACGGGCGCTTGGGGTTTGGCTCTATATGGACGCCGAAATGCAGACGCAGGTTCCGGTGATGTCACAGAATCCCTGAGGGCAGAACGAATTCCCGCAGTCGAAGTCGCTGTTGCACCGGCGGCCGTTGCAGGTGGGATCGCAGATTGGATTCGGGCAAAGGCCGCAGTCCGCAGAACAATTGCTGCAGTTCTCACCGATCCCACATGAGCCGTTGTAGTTGCAGAAGGGGTCGCAGTCTTCGCGACAGCAGGCAATGGTCTCGCCTTGGCTGCTCTCGCAAACCTGGTTCTTGCAAATTGCCTTGACGACTAGAGTCCATTCCTGCCGGCTGTCGGAGGTGCAGGTTCGTTGTTCCAGGATGTCTCGCTGACCCAAGAAGCCTGCCGGTCTCGCGCGCAGACACTTGTAGCTATGCTTGACGAGGAACTTGACGTTGGACCCGGCC
This genomic interval carries:
- a CDS encoding RICIN domain-containing protein; this encodes MTRRNSIPRLILLLAILSLVASPLISQVNEDYIYEIRSVDEPGKCLDIESASTSNGVNAQIHPCNDGLNQRWKFVAAGSGFYKMIARHSGKCLDVKSASLSDGRNVQQYGCHGGLNQLWDPIPAGSNVKFLVKHSYKCLRARPAGFLGQRDILEQRTCTSDSRQEWTLVVKAICKNQVCESSQGETIACCREDCDPFCNYNGSCGIGENCSNCSADCGLCPNPICDPTCNGRRCNSDFDCGNSFCPQGFCDITGTCVCISASI